The Legionella sp. PATHC032 genome has a window encoding:
- a CDS encoding DEAD/DEAH box helicase: MSFKKLALIEPLHRAVSELGYTNPTSIQLKAIPLILNGHDLLASAQTGTGKTASFVLPLLQKASQQNPTSRNKVKVLILTPTRELAIQVHESIIQYGKYLTLGSAVIYGGVKSHSQIKQLGSGLEILVATPGRLLDLYQQNAVKFDEIDTLVLDEADRMLDMGFIHDIKKIIKLLPLKRQNLLFSATFTPEVRTLARGILNKAVEIDIAPRNTAVKTIKQTVYPVDRNHKLALLSHLIHKNNWGQTLVFSRTKHGANKLVKQLAESQIYSVAIHGNKSQAQRTKALADFKSGKVQTLIATDIAARGIDIEKLACVVNFDLPNVPEDYVHRIGRTGRAGAFGLAVSLVSTEETKLLLSIEKLINQKLERIKIKDFEFLQGFSDLISAKMQKYVPPKSGYQNNTRKKSEAAFNKSA, encoded by the coding sequence ATGAGTTTTAAAAAATTAGCACTGATTGAGCCCCTACACAGGGCGGTTAGTGAATTAGGCTACACGAACCCTACCAGCATTCAATTAAAAGCTATACCGCTCATTTTAAATGGACATGATTTACTTGCTTCCGCTCAAACAGGAACAGGAAAAACAGCAAGTTTTGTTTTGCCTCTCTTGCAAAAAGCCAGTCAACAAAACCCAACTAGCCGTAATAAGGTTAAAGTACTCATTTTAACCCCCACAAGAGAATTAGCCATCCAGGTCCACGAGAGCATAATCCAATATGGCAAATATTTAACCTTGGGCTCAGCTGTGATTTATGGAGGAGTCAAAAGCCACAGCCAAATTAAACAATTAGGCTCAGGCCTTGAAATATTAGTTGCGACACCAGGAAGATTGCTAGATTTGTATCAGCAAAATGCTGTTAAGTTTGATGAGATTGATACCTTAGTACTGGATGAAGCGGATAGAATGCTAGACATGGGTTTTATTCATGATATTAAAAAAATTATCAAATTATTACCTTTAAAAAGGCAAAATTTGCTCTTTTCGGCAACCTTCACCCCTGAAGTACGTACTTTAGCCAGAGGCATACTGAATAAAGCGGTTGAAATTGATATTGCACCGAGAAATACCGCAGTAAAAACCATAAAACAAACTGTTTATCCAGTAGATAGAAATCATAAATTAGCCCTTCTCAGCCATTTAATTCATAAGAATAATTGGGGGCAAACTTTGGTTTTTTCACGAACCAAACATGGAGCTAATAAACTGGTTAAGCAACTGGCAGAATCCCAAATATATTCAGTCGCTATTCATGGGAACAAATCACAAGCTCAACGCACAAAAGCCTTGGCTGATTTCAAGTCAGGCAAAGTGCAAACATTAATTGCAACAGACATCGCAGCACGTGGCATAGACATCGAGAAACTTGCCTGTGTAGTGAATTTTGACCTGCCTAATGTGCCCGAAGATTACGTACATCGGATTGGGCGAACAGGACGGGCAGGCGCCTTTGGCTTGGCTGTATCTTTGGTCAGCACAGAAGAAACCAAGCTCTTGCTGTCTATAGAAAAATTAATCAATCAAAAACTGGAGCGCATTAAAATTAAGGATTTTGAATTCTTGCAAGGCTTTTCAGATTTAATCTCAGCCAAAATGCAAAAGTATGTACCGCCAAAATCAGGGTATCAGAATAATACAAGAAAAAAATCCGAGGCGGCTTTTAATAAAAGTGCTTAA
- a CDS encoding NAD-glutamate dehydrogenase encodes MMTNSWKDKLQKQLIQHYGAQKGKQLIDKYTETLSMSYCEQHSPEEAILDILQIEKLSKDNPLVIDFYENTLSQYPLHIKLYRYETPIPLSDILPMLENMGLRTYTERPYKIKTQHGQLFWISDFNVTYSQTESLNISQVKDIFAEALITINLGLCENDGFNKLVLCAGLSWREITILRAYAKYLHQIGIRYSQSYIEKTIETHAAIARDLIHFFYLKFGLKKKSSFQKEMSAFEQKIQTSIDAISSLDEDRIMRYFWSLMKATLRTNYFQKNHAGLSKDYLSFKLKSSEIPDLPPGQPLYEIFVYSTRFEGIHLRSTKVARGGIRWSDRPEDFRTEILGLMKAQKVKNAVIVPSGAKGGFVLKKPLHAASREQIQQEVISCYKSFINGLLDLTDNLINDKTIPPENVICYDDPDPYLVVAADKGTATFSDIANSIAKEHGFWLGDAFASGGSAGYDHKKMGITARGAWESVKRHFRELDINIQQQDFTVVGIGDMSGDVFGNGMLYSKHIQLLAAFDHRHIFLDPNPDPLKSYEERLRLFNLPTSSWEDYNLQLISKGGGVYKRSSKSIPISPQVKKALAIEANALTPNELIRALLKAPVDLLFNGGIGTYVKATTESHADVGDKTNEFCRINGAELHCKVVGEGGNLGFTQLGRVEFALKGGLINTDAIDNSAGVNCSDHEVNIKILLDKEIREKKLTEKKRNQLLSRMTDEVADLVLQDNYNQALILSISAAHSSHYSGLYQDYMKELEKWVNLDRSVEFLPDDKKLLERKTTGSGLTRPELAVLMAHTKIHIANELLKSNLPDDPYFTTFLETGFPPSLRKPYAKALPKHPLSREIIATQLSNKLVNNMGITFMYRMLMETGMSIADIACAYTISACIFQTDVLQNLIDSFQDKISLSTQYELLHHIRQLLNLATRWFLHNNRLAGGIEENIKNYGKSVSKLEQLIPKLMGGVTKEYLEKLISQFVSIGIEKDMAQKIAITRALYTSLNIIEVASQNQFELSLTAETYFKVGSQFNLVWFRDQIASDSREGHWNTMARLSLRDELDNLQRRLTIAILTTNTKERASENLINNWLQENYPIQKRWEKLLEMLLGSENIDYTIFFIALRELSSLIQVL; translated from the coding sequence ATGATGACAAACTCATGGAAAGATAAATTGCAAAAGCAATTAATACAACATTATGGTGCTCAAAAAGGGAAACAACTTATTGATAAGTACACCGAAACACTGTCCATGAGTTATTGCGAACAGCATTCTCCTGAAGAGGCAATACTGGACATTTTACAAATAGAAAAACTGTCCAAAGACAATCCGCTGGTTATCGACTTTTATGAAAACACTCTCTCACAATATCCTTTGCACATTAAACTCTATCGGTATGAAACCCCAATCCCCCTATCTGACATCTTGCCAATGCTTGAAAACATGGGGCTGCGCACTTATACCGAACGTCCTTATAAAATCAAAACACAACATGGACAATTATTCTGGATTAGTGATTTTAACGTCACCTATTCTCAAACCGAGTCACTCAATATTAGCCAGGTTAAGGACATTTTTGCAGAGGCACTCATTACTATCAATCTTGGTCTTTGTGAAAACGATGGTTTTAATAAATTGGTCTTATGTGCGGGACTCTCCTGGCGAGAAATTACTATTTTGCGCGCCTATGCAAAATACCTGCATCAGATTGGCATTCGTTACAGCCAATCCTATATTGAAAAAACCATCGAAACGCATGCGGCCATTGCGCGTGATCTGATTCACTTTTTTTATTTGAAATTTGGCCTTAAAAAGAAATCTTCTTTTCAAAAAGAAATGTCTGCATTTGAACAGAAAATTCAAACAAGCATTGATGCGATTAGCAGCCTCGATGAAGATAGAATTATGCGTTATTTTTGGTCTTTGATGAAAGCAACTCTTCGTACTAATTACTTTCAAAAAAATCACGCGGGATTATCTAAAGATTACCTTTCCTTCAAATTAAAATCCTCGGAAATTCCTGACCTACCTCCAGGTCAACCGCTTTATGAAATTTTTGTGTACTCAACACGTTTTGAAGGAATTCACTTGCGTAGTACCAAAGTAGCCCGCGGCGGTATTCGCTGGTCCGATCGGCCAGAAGATTTTCGAACCGAGATTTTAGGACTTATGAAAGCACAGAAGGTAAAAAACGCAGTCATTGTTCCCTCTGGCGCCAAGGGAGGTTTTGTCTTGAAAAAACCGCTTCATGCAGCCAGCCGCGAACAAATCCAACAAGAAGTCATCTCTTGTTATAAATCGTTCATCAATGGTTTACTGGATCTCACCGATAATTTAATCAATGATAAAACAATCCCTCCAGAGAATGTTATATGTTACGACGACCCTGACCCTTATCTGGTTGTTGCTGCTGACAAGGGAACAGCTACTTTTTCCGATATTGCCAATAGTATTGCCAAGGAACATGGATTTTGGCTGGGTGATGCTTTTGCGTCTGGAGGTTCCGCCGGGTACGATCATAAAAAAATGGGGATTACGGCACGTGGTGCGTGGGAATCTGTCAAAAGACATTTTCGTGAACTTGATATCAATATTCAGCAACAGGACTTTACGGTAGTAGGTATTGGTGATATGAGTGGCGATGTATTTGGTAATGGCATGCTTTATTCAAAACATATCCAGCTGTTAGCTGCTTTTGATCATCGTCATATTTTTCTCGACCCGAATCCCGACCCTTTAAAATCCTATGAAGAAAGACTTCGCCTGTTTAATTTACCTACTTCATCCTGGGAAGATTACAACTTACAACTTATTTCTAAAGGCGGAGGCGTTTACAAACGCTCAAGCAAATCTATCCCCATTAGCCCGCAAGTAAAAAAAGCTCTCGCTATAGAAGCAAATGCCCTTACGCCCAACGAGCTTATTCGAGCGCTGTTAAAAGCACCAGTGGATTTACTATTTAACGGCGGTATTGGAACCTATGTCAAAGCAACCACGGAGTCACATGCCGATGTTGGCGACAAGACTAATGAATTCTGCCGTATTAATGGCGCAGAACTACACTGCAAGGTAGTGGGAGAAGGAGGAAATCTGGGTTTTACTCAACTTGGACGCGTCGAGTTTGCATTAAAGGGCGGTCTTATTAATACGGATGCGATTGATAATTCCGCCGGCGTTAACTGCTCTGACCATGAAGTCAATATCAAAATTCTTTTAGATAAAGAGATTAGAGAAAAGAAACTCACAGAAAAAAAACGCAATCAATTGCTAAGCAGAATGACAGACGAAGTCGCCGATCTTGTTTTGCAAGACAACTACAATCAAGCCTTGATTTTAAGTATATCGGCAGCCCATTCTTCCCATTATAGTGGTTTATATCAAGATTACATGAAAGAATTGGAAAAGTGGGTTAACCTTGACAGAAGCGTTGAATTCCTTCCCGACGACAAAAAACTCCTGGAACGCAAAACCACTGGCTCAGGACTGACAAGACCAGAGCTTGCTGTTCTAATGGCGCATACCAAAATTCATATTGCTAACGAATTATTAAAATCGAATTTACCAGATGACCCATACTTTACAACTTTTTTGGAAACAGGTTTTCCCCCCTCACTGAGAAAACCTTACGCAAAAGCCTTGCCAAAACACCCTTTATCTCGTGAAATCATAGCAACGCAATTGAGCAATAAGCTGGTTAACAACATGGGAATTACCTTCATGTACCGAATGCTGATGGAAACCGGTATGTCGATTGCTGATATTGCTTGTGCTTACACTATTTCAGCCTGTATTTTCCAAACGGATGTCTTACAAAATCTGATTGATTCATTTCAAGACAAAATATCTTTATCAACACAATATGAATTATTACATCATATTCGTCAATTGCTCAACTTGGCGACACGCTGGTTTTTGCATAATAATCGACTGGCTGGTGGTATTGAAGAAAATATTAAAAATTATGGCAAGTCAGTCAGCAAACTCGAACAGTTGATTCCCAAGCTCATGGGTGGTGTCACTAAAGAATACCTTGAGAAACTCATTAGTCAATTTGTCAGTATTGGCATTGAAAAAGATATGGCTCAAAAAATTGCTATAACTCGGGCTCTTTATACTTCATTAAATATCATTGAAGTAGCCTCTCAAAATCAATTCGAGTTATCACTCACGGCAGAAACTTACTTTAAAGTTGGCAGTCAATTTAATCTTGTTTGGTTTCGCGACCAAATAGCCAGTGATTCACGTGAGGGGCATTGGAATACTATGGCACGGCTGTCTTTGCGTGATGAATTGGATAATCTGCAAAGACGTTTGACGATTGCCATTTTAACAACCAACACCAAAGAGCGTGCTTCCGAAAATTTGATTAACAACTGGCTGCAAGAAAACTATCCTATTCAAAAACGCTGGGAAAAATTGTTAGAAATGTTATTGGGTAGCGAAAACATTGATTACACCATATTTTTTATCGCCTTGCGTGAGCTTTCCTCATTAATTCAAGTATTGTAA
- the ceg9 gene encoding Dot/Icm T4SS effector Ceg9: MYKNILFFSNFSRMRWNEHDGNRYQSLWEHNKQDIKHTFFGTIANTKDLREVLFQPVTASFSMLVAGAFAQLLVPYSIFMLCMGEAGFAGRTLINYLEITTVTLAMPFIALLSTVGRCIATVKCLVEDQYNLAEMVADKEVKPNKIYLGCSEVNYTVRDENNNQLTRKYYKFQYKMRGLNNELCQGMFSFRDLERAPDNDDFNGKLSSLTLYKYDILDLIKRVHKDKFEEREDENLSRLSI; encoded by the coding sequence ATGTATAAAAATATATTGTTTTTTTCAAATTTTAGTCGTATGCGTTGGAATGAACATGACGGTAATCGATATCAAAGTCTTTGGGAGCACAATAAGCAAGACATCAAACACACATTTTTTGGCACGATTGCAAACACCAAGGATTTGCGAGAAGTATTATTCCAGCCCGTCACTGCTTCTTTTTCGATGCTAGTTGCTGGGGCATTCGCCCAATTACTGGTACCCTATTCCATTTTCATGCTCTGTATGGGCGAGGCGGGGTTTGCGGGTAGAACATTAATTAATTATTTGGAAATAACTACGGTTACTTTGGCAATGCCGTTTATTGCTTTATTAAGCACTGTAGGCCGATGTATTGCAACGGTTAAATGCCTGGTTGAAGACCAATACAACCTGGCCGAGATGGTTGCAGACAAAGAGGTTAAGCCAAATAAAATCTATCTTGGTTGTTCTGAAGTTAACTACACGGTTAGAGATGAGAACAACAATCAGCTCACTCGAAAATATTATAAATTCCAATATAAAATGAGAGGTCTCAACAATGAGCTTTGTCAGGGAATGTTTTCTTTCAGAGATTTAGAGCGTGCTCCTGATAATGACGATTTCAACGGAAAACTTTCCAGCCTCACACTGTATAAATATGACATCCTGGATTTGATTAAAAGAGTTCATAAGGATAAATTTGAAGAAAGGGAAGATGAAAATCTAAGTCGTTTATCCATTTAA
- the arsC gene encoding arsenate reductase (glutaredoxin) (This arsenate reductase requires both glutathione and glutaredoxin to convert arsenate to arsenite, after which the efflux transporter formed by ArsA and ArsB can extrude the arsenite from the cell, providing resistance.) translates to MEKITIYHNPRCSKSRQALEILQNKGFEPIIIEYLKTPLDLEQLKRLRIHLALEDLVRTNENVFKELGLSLANEAQILEAMVNEPILMQRQIVTFKGKAVIGRPPEKVLELFD, encoded by the coding sequence ATGGAAAAAATTACTATTTATCATAATCCGCGATGCTCAAAATCTAGACAAGCATTGGAAATACTGCAAAACAAAGGTTTTGAACCCATTATCATTGAATATCTTAAAACTCCTCTTGATCTGGAACAATTGAAAAGATTACGGATTCACCTGGCTCTTGAAGACTTGGTGCGCACGAATGAAAATGTTTTTAAAGAATTGGGTCTGTCTCTGGCTAATGAGGCGCAAATTTTAGAAGCTATGGTAAATGAACCTATATTAATGCAACGCCAAATTGTCACATTTAAAGGTAAGGCTGTTATCGGGCGTCCGCCTGAGAAAGTCCTGGAGCTGTTTGATTAG
- a CDS encoding fatty acid desaturase, with amino-acid sequence MMFGFLNMTLWGYLLTGLVLTHITTTAVTIYLHRYQTHRALTLHPVVSHFFRFWLWLTTGMSTAEWVAIHRKHHANTDMEGDPHSPQVFNIRKVFWQVPELYREASKDKDMIKKYSYGTPNDWIERKLYSPHANKGIFLMLALNLFLFGIPGLTLWAIQMMWIPLVAGVVNGIGHYWGYRNHESSDSSTNVFPWGLLIAGEELHNNHHTFASSAKFSIKWWEFDLGWFYIRCLSFLKLAKVKKLSPKLIVDKNKSHIDVDSVKAILGNRFQVISDYYKLVIFPTLRDMQYRIKNRELKNARHLLKKPNEQLSHADQLRLKTLLKQHDNLQAVHNYRELLQQIWLKTSLSNKDLLNLIQKWCSQAEESGLHVLRQFASQLKSYSL; translated from the coding sequence ATGATGTTTGGTTTTTTAAATATGACCTTATGGGGATATCTTTTGACTGGTCTTGTCCTGACTCACATCACCACTACAGCTGTTACCATTTACCTGCATCGTTATCAAACACATCGGGCATTAACTCTACATCCTGTTGTCAGTCATTTTTTCCGGTTCTGGCTTTGGTTAACGACCGGGATGAGCACCGCAGAATGGGTAGCCATTCATCGGAAGCATCATGCCAATACTGACATGGAAGGGGATCCGCATAGCCCTCAGGTATTTAATATAAGAAAAGTATTTTGGCAGGTTCCAGAGTTATATCGAGAAGCCTCTAAAGATAAAGACATGATTAAAAAGTACTCCTATGGTACCCCCAACGACTGGATAGAGCGCAAATTATACTCTCCCCATGCGAACAAAGGCATATTTTTAATGCTCGCACTTAATCTTTTCTTGTTTGGAATTCCTGGACTTACCCTTTGGGCAATCCAAATGATGTGGATACCTCTTGTTGCTGGCGTGGTCAATGGAATAGGGCATTATTGGGGTTATCGCAATCATGAATCGTCAGATTCTTCAACCAATGTTTTTCCCTGGGGTTTATTGATTGCTGGTGAAGAATTGCATAATAATCATCATACTTTCGCCTCCTCAGCCAAATTTTCCATTAAATGGTGGGAATTTGATTTGGGTTGGTTTTACATACGTTGTTTGTCTTTTTTAAAGCTTGCCAAAGTAAAAAAATTATCCCCAAAACTGATCGTTGACAAGAATAAATCTCATATAGATGTAGATTCGGTAAAAGCGATACTTGGCAATCGCTTTCAAGTGATATCTGATTATTACAAGCTGGTTATATTTCCTACTCTGCGCGATATGCAATACCGCATAAAAAATCGGGAATTAAAGAATGCTCGCCATTTACTCAAGAAACCGAACGAACAGCTATCCCATGCGGATCAGTTGCGATTGAAAACATTACTTAAGCAACATGACAACTTGCAAGCGGTTCATAATTACCGCGAATTATTACAGCAGATATGGTTAAAAACGTCCCTATCCAATAAGGATCTTCTTAATTTAATACAAAAATGGTGTAGCCAGGCCGAAGAATCCGGTCTGCATGTGTTAAGGCAATTTGCATCACAATTAAAAAGCTATTCTCTCTGA
- a CDS encoding mercuric reductase: protein MILEFDTIILGGGKGGKTLAMDLAKSGQKVAMVENNQIGGTCINVACIPTKTLVQAAKVAHFCRKAKDYGFNTKLETIDFKAIRARKEAVVKGMREANLKQFLDSGMDLMLGHGHFIGPKMIEVILSSPRDNQKTLHITADKIIINTGALPFIPPIMGLDKVNYFTNDSLMNADSVPQHLLIIGGGYIGLEFAQMFRRFGAAVTVIEASHDFLGREDKDIAEQVLQTLSNEGIQFAIDTKINAIRQEQTEIIIEANRHGQSEIIRGTALLVAVGRTANTEGLHLDKTGVELDERGFIKVNEYLETTAAGIWALGDVKGGAQFTHLSLDDYRLVKHNLQNPQNKLSSRNRLIPYTVFLDPELARIGLTEAQARSQGRPIKIAKIPAAAIPRAKTQGETTGVLKAVIDTETDLILGVSIFCAEAGEILGVIQLAMELGAPYQKLRDMMFAHPTLVEGINLWFAQTI, encoded by the coding sequence ATGATTTTAGAGTTTGATACCATCATTTTAGGTGGAGGAAAAGGAGGAAAGACTCTTGCAATGGATTTGGCCAAAAGTGGGCAGAAAGTTGCGATGGTTGAAAACAATCAGATTGGTGGAACCTGTATTAATGTGGCATGCATACCTACAAAAACGCTTGTGCAAGCAGCTAAAGTGGCACATTTCTGCCGTAAAGCAAAAGACTATGGTTTCAATACCAAATTGGAGACCATTGATTTTAAAGCGATTCGAGCACGTAAAGAAGCTGTGGTGAAAGGGATGCGTGAAGCGAATTTAAAACAGTTTTTAGATTCAGGGATGGATCTCATGTTAGGCCATGGTCATTTTATTGGACCAAAAATGATTGAAGTTATTCTATCCTCACCACGTGACAATCAAAAAACACTTCACATCACGGCTGATAAAATTATTATTAATACAGGCGCTCTGCCATTCATTCCCCCCATTATGGGGCTCGATAAAGTCAATTATTTTACCAATGACAGTTTAATGAACGCCGACTCGGTACCCCAACATTTATTGATCATTGGCGGTGGTTATATTGGTTTGGAGTTTGCGCAAATGTTTCGCCGTTTTGGCGCTGCAGTTACAGTCATCGAAGCAAGCCATGATTTCCTTGGCAGGGAAGACAAAGACATTGCTGAACAGGTTTTGCAGACCTTATCCAATGAAGGCATTCAATTTGCTATCGATACAAAGATTAATGCCATTCGTCAAGAACAAACAGAAATAATTATCGAGGCTAATCGACATGGCCAATCAGAAATTATCCGTGGCACAGCTCTCCTGGTTGCAGTAGGGCGCACGGCCAATACTGAAGGATTGCATTTGGATAAAACAGGTGTTGAACTTGATGAGCGTGGGTTCATCAAAGTCAATGAGTATCTCGAAACGACCGCGGCAGGGATTTGGGCATTGGGTGATGTCAAGGGAGGGGCACAATTTACCCATCTGTCTCTTGATGATTATCGCCTGGTGAAACACAATTTACAAAACCCTCAGAATAAACTTTCTTCCCGAAACAGGCTTATTCCTTATACAGTGTTTCTTGACCCGGAACTAGCACGCATTGGGCTTACTGAAGCGCAAGCGAGATCCCAGGGTCGTCCAATTAAAATAGCCAAAATTCCGGCAGCCGCGATTCCTCGCGCCAAAACCCAAGGGGAAACGACTGGTGTTTTAAAAGCCGTCATTGACACCGAAACCGATTTAATTTTGGGCGTTTCTATTTTCTGCGCAGAGGCAGGTGAAATATT